Genomic window (Bacteroidota bacterium):
GATTAGCTCCATAGTTTACATTCACAACACCTAATGGAAAAATTGTTCCGTTGGCACCGGAACTTGAGGTTATAGTAAACTGATTAATCGCAAATACAGCTCTGATTGTATGGTTTGAAGTAACATTATTGAATGTGTAACTCGTTGTTGAGTCTACTTTCACTCCGTTAACTATTACACTATCTACATGGTAACCGGTGTTCGGAATTATTGTGAATTGTTGATTAGCTCCATAGTTTACATTCACAACACCTAATGGAGAAATTGTTCCGTTGGCACCAGCGCTTGATGTTATTGTGTATTGGTTGATTGCAAATGCCGCATGAATCGTATGATCCTCTATTACATTAACAAAAGTGTAGGATGTTGTCGAGTCAACGTAAATGTCATCAATGTAAACTGCACCTATATAGTAACCTTCGTCCGGTGCTATCGTGAATTTTTGGTTTGAACCTACCTCTACCCGCACGAGGTCTGAAGGATCAATTTTACCCCCCTCACTTGCACTCGCCTTGATTGTTACTGAATCGGGTGCTTTGTATGTTATTGCGAGAGGCGTCGGAATGTCTGACATTTTCTCTAAAAAATTATCGATGCTTTTTTCTATTTTCAAAGGAATTATCCCCCGATTATTTTTTTTAGAAAAAAGAGACTCTCTAGTGCGTAGCCCAAACGTGTGGTTTGAAGTAACGTCATTAAAAGTTTTCCGTATCGGATTCAAGTTGGATAATTCATTTCGAATGATAGTCGATGAGTTCTCCGATGAAATCTGTTCTTTTAACTTTGAAAGGGATGTTAGACTGTCGATGCCGAAATAAACGCTGCGATACATAACCGTATTCGTGTTAAATCCATCATCGATTTGAGATGGGAATGCATATATTGAATTATTGAACAGCGCATGCAGCGATACTATAAGTAAAAGCAATAATATTATTTTAATTTTTATTTTTGTATTCATAATATTTTCACCTCACAAAATCATCATTCAATTGTAAAGCATTTTTTATTCTCTTTAAAAATAAGTTAGCTTCAAATGGTTTTTGAATATAATCGAATGCCCCGTATTTTACAGCCAAGGTTGAGGATTCTATAGATGGGTATCCAGTTACCATTATGACTGTAGCATTCGGGTTAACCTTTTTAATTTCACGTAGGACTTCTAAACCGCTCATACTAGGAATTCCAATATCAAGTAGTACAAGGTCAATATCATTTTGCTGATAAATAAATATACCATACGGCCCATCAGCGGTCGCAAAAACTGTAAATCCAGCGTCCATCAGAATCGACCGTTGTAGAGCAAGTTGAAGTTCGTCATCATCAATAATTAATATATTGCTCATTTATATTTTATCTAACCTTTCTTAAACTATTTTTCTTTAAAAATATACTATTTAGGTTGATCATTTGACACCCGCTCACGAGTTGTTCTTATCCACTCATCTTTTTTGTTATTCCGGAATACTTTAAAGTATAATAAAAACTTCCAAACAATATACTTAGGAATAAACAAAAATGCTTTGAAAAGCATCACATCTGCCCGTGCTGTAAATAATCCAATCAGTACATGAGCAACGGCAGCAAGAATAACAAAACTCCATAACATGATGAATGTTTTCGAAAATGCTATCCCAAATAATAATAGAACCAAATTAATTAATAACATTAACATAGCAAAAGCAACAGAGTTTACAAATGGGGGTGTTATCAATTCGATAAAAGCATCAAAAGTTCGAAACGATAATTTTTCGATTGAATATCGCAGTAGCTTAGTACTATATTTTTTAATAATCGGAAATCTGCCTCGTTCCCAACGTGCACGTTGAGATTCAGCATTTTTTGCAGATTTTGGCATTGTTGCAAGTACGATTGCTTCGGGTGCAAAATCGACATTTATTCCGTTCAATAAAAGCACTAATCCATACTCCAAATCTTCATTTAGCGAATATGTATTCCATGGAACATCTTTTAAAGTTTTTGTAGTAAAACACATTCCGTTGCCTCTAACACCGGCACTGCAATTTATAACTTTTCGACCAAGAGGGCGGACAAAGTTGTAAAGCATGAAACCGAGCCGGGTTACTTCTGAACTCCAGGCATCCGGTTGAGGTGCAACAAGGTCAGCCGTCTGAATTGCTCTTGAACCTTTACTAATATAAAAATTAAGTACAGATAATAAATTTTTGGATATTACACTATCAGCATCGATAATTGATATTGCATCATAACCACGGTTTGTTTTGAATAGTAAATCTATGCACCAACGTAAGGCATATCCTTTCCCACGATTTGTTTTATCAGTCCTTTCGTAAACCGTTGCTCCATATTTTTTAGCAATTTCAGCAGTGAGGTCAGTGCAATTATCGGCAACAACAATAACATCGAATTGCTCCCTTGGATAATCAACCTCAAAAAGACTCTTAAGAGTTTTGGCAATAGAAATTTCTTCGTTATGTGCAGGAATAAGCATCGCAATTTTAAGTTGCTTGGTCGTTTTGAAATTATTTAACCTTCTGTAAAACAATCCAAGAATACTTAGGAAGAAAAGGTATAAAAAAATGCTTCCAAATATGGAAATCAAAACTATTTCGCCGATAATAATTAATGTTTCCATATTAAAAGAATATTCCTATATGTTTATTTTTTAAGTAATAATAATTATTAGCAAGAAACCGATATACTCGATAAAATTTTATCGTATGAAAAATAAAATAATATATTTTTGGGATACATCCACGAGTGAAAATAAAAATTTCATCAAATTGATCCCAAGTTGAAGTCCATTTTGATTTTGAGGAAATATCAGCCCATAAAAGATTAATCTCTAACCGTTTCTCTAAAAAGTATTTATTAAAAGCATAATATGAAAGAAGATGTCCTGGTGAATATTTAGCGTAAGTTTCATCATAGGTACTGCTGAGAGATTCAATTATGTCTGAGTACATAATACTCAGATCATACGCAATACCTTTCCCGTTTAATTCAAGTATCCAGAGTCTTAACATACCGTTCTCGCTACACACCTTAGCAAGTTTTTTAAAAAAATTCTTATAAAAGCTATGAAAAATCGGTAAACCATTTTTCGATTTCCAACTTCGGGCTTCGATTTCAATGAGCGTATTATATGCAGATTCAAAATAATTGGCTGAAGTAATATCCACGTACTTCAACTCGCCTAATTGCATCATTTTATTTTCAAGTGATTTAAATTTCTTTAAAAAATTTGTTCCTCTTTGTTGACAATATATTTCCCAAGTTGTATCAATAGGAACTCGGATATTATGGAATACTATTCTTTGATGATAAGCAAAATCGTGTTCTTTTGTTAAAGATTTCAAAACAGAAATTGAAGATGAAGAGAATCGGATCGGATGCAAACGCATATATACCCACCCCCTTAAATTATTTTTAAGATGCAAAATTATTGATGAAAGTACTTCTTGATGCCGGCCGGCTTTGATTATAAAGTCGAGTGATCCTGAGAGATTGGAAGGAGAATAAGCAAATCGCATCATTGATATAAATTCTATCTTCCGGATTTTTATGCCGGCTATTGAATACTCTACTATCATCAAAGGTGCTAAACCGATGAGTTCAGTATTATCGCGCACAGCGAGTATTAAAAGTTTTTTGTTTGGTGTTTTAAAACAAGACCACCATGTTGTTAACCACTGATAAGTGAGATATACTGTATGTGTCTCACTTTTAGCGAGTAATGTATTCCACTCTGATTGAATAAATTGAAGCTCTTCGATGGAGTTGATTTCTTCAATTGATAATTCGGATTTCATAATTTATTCTTGTTTAATATTTTGGCTACTCATTAAATTATTTATTTTTCACAAACAATTTTCTGATAATTCTCGATAACGGATTATAATTTAAATGTGTTAGAATGATTTGACGGCTAACTTGCAGAATGATGAAAATAATTACTTTTGGTGCACGAAAATTTTTTGCCCATACTTCAGCTTTTGCAAAATAATTATCCTCTCCTCCGAGTTGATATTTATATGTTTCTTTACCCCCTTGAAAATCAAATTCTTTAAAGCCAGCCTCAATTGAATCTTTAATTACGTAACTGAGAAGTATTTTACCTGGACTAAATCGTTTTAATTCATGGTACGGATTCATTCCACTGAGATAGAAACAACATACCGGATAGTCAAAAAATGCATATACAGCAGCAAAACGCACCTTATCCTTTTTGAAGAAATATAAACGTATGTCTTTATGATTGTATGAAATAGATGTAATTCTCTCTAAAAATATTTTAAAATTATTTGATGATTTAAAATACCCTTCGAATCCTTTTTCTTCCCAAGTAGCCGTATGCAATTCGACAAAGTCATTATAATCATTTTGGGTAATCTGTGAATTTTTTAATACTTCAACTTTAGCTCCGTATTTAGTAAGCGATTTTGTTCTACGTGTTAACATCGTTTTTTCTGTAGTCGAAAGTTTTGACAGATAGGCATCCCAGTTTTCAGGAAGATTCATCATCGGGCGGATAACTGTTTTTGGTGTGTAACGCACTATTAAATTATTCTCTTTCAATTTTAACAAACAATCAGTTATAAAATCTGATGAAGGTGAAAATCCGTATAAAGATATTAAATCGATTTGACGAGACTGTAATTTATCTTTAATGGTATGAACTACTAATTTTAGCACCTCTTGATATTTAGTCGGATGAACCAGTGGTTTGTATTCAGCATAAGCTTGGAATATTCCGATAAATCGGAGGCGAGTAAGACCTAATGGTCCAATCTTTAGTTCTTCACTGAAAAGTGGATAAATTCCAAACAATTCTGAATTGTCCCAAGCGGTTATAATGAATAATTCATAATTCTCCTTTGCATACAAATTCCACCATTCATTACTCCAATGATATGATTGGAAAATATTTCCCTTCATTTCCGAATGGAGTTTCATCCAATCGCTTTCAAGCGATTTCAGTTCCGTATATGTTTTAATTATTTGTATTTGCATTGTTATAGTGGTTTCAACTGACAGTAAATAATATCATTCCACCCTATCTGCCGTATTGATTTTGATTTCACCCGATAACCTGATGCTGATAAAATATTTTTGAATACTTCTACCTTGTCGATGTCTTCCTCGGTATCAATTGCCCTGTTAAAAGTTATTACACCATTTTGTGCCAACAAAGAAGTAAATAATTGAATCAGATCTTTTTGTACTTCAACATTAAA
Coding sequences:
- a CDS encoding response regulator yields the protein MSNILIIDDDELQLALQRSILMDAGFTVFATADGPYGIFIYQQNDIDLVLLDIGIPSMSGLEVLREIKKVNPNATVIMVTGYPSIESSTLAVKYGAFDYIQKPFEANLFLKRIKNALQLNDDFVR
- a CDS encoding glycosyltransferase family 2 protein — translated: METLIIIGEIVLISIFGSIFLYLFFLSILGLFYRRLNNFKTTKQLKIAMLIPAHNEEISIAKTLKSLFEVDYPREQFDVIVVADNCTDLTAEIAKKYGATVYERTDKTNRGKGYALRWCIDLLFKTNRGYDAISIIDADSVISKNLLSVLNFYISKGSRAIQTADLVAPQPDAWSSEVTRLGFMLYNFVRPLGRKVINCSAGVRGNGMCFTTKTLKDVPWNTYSLNEDLEYGLVLLLNGINVDFAPEAIVLATMPKSAKNAESQRARWERGRFPIIKKYSTKLLRYSIEKLSFRTFDAFIELITPPFVNSVAFAMLMLLINLVLLLFGIAFSKTFIMLWSFVILAAVAHVLIGLFTARADVMLFKAFLFIPKYIVWKFLLYFKVFRNNKKDEWIRTTRERVSNDQPK
- a CDS encoding GNAT family N-acetyltransferase produces the protein MKSELSIEEINSIEELQFIQSEWNTLLAKSETHTVYLTYQWLTTWWSCFKTPNKKLLILAVRDNTELIGLAPLMIVEYSIAGIKIRKIEFISMMRFAYSPSNLSGSLDFIIKAGRHQEVLSSIILHLKNNLRGWVYMRLHPIRFSSSSISVLKSLTKEHDFAYHQRIVFHNIRVPIDTTWEIYCQQRGTNFLKKFKSLENKMMQLGELKYVDITSANYFESAYNTLIEIEARSWKSKNGLPIFHSFYKNFFKKLAKVCSENGMLRLWILELNGKGIAYDLSIMYSDIIESLSSTYDETYAKYSPGHLLSYYAFNKYFLEKRLEINLLWADISSKSKWTSTWDQFDEIFIFTRGCIPKIYYFIFHTIKFYRVYRFLANNYYYLKNKHIGIFF
- a CDS encoding GNAT family N-acetyltransferase, with product MQIQIIKTYTELKSLESDWMKLHSEMKGNIFQSYHWSNEWWNLYAKENYELFIITAWDNSELFGIYPLFSEELKIGPLGLTRLRFIGIFQAYAEYKPLVHPTKYQEVLKLVVHTIKDKLQSRQIDLISLYGFSPSSDFITDCLLKLKENNLIVRYTPKTVIRPMMNLPENWDAYLSKLSTTEKTMLTRRTKSLTKYGAKVEVLKNSQITQNDYNDFVELHTATWEEKGFEGYFKSSNNFKIFLERITSISYNHKDIRLYFFKKDKVRFAAVYAFFDYPVCCFYLSGMNPYHELKRFSPGKILLSYVIKDSIEAGFKEFDFQGGKETYKYQLGGEDNYFAKAEVWAKNFRAPKVIIFIILQVSRQIILTHLNYNPLSRIIRKLFVKNK